The following coding sequences are from one Rutidosis leptorrhynchoides isolate AG116_Rl617_1_P2 chromosome 11, CSIRO_AGI_Rlap_v1, whole genome shotgun sequence window:
- the LOC139874706 gene encoding uncharacterized protein, translating to MNLILTILNTTNNRALEDIARLDHLDELNDEEEVEPIPRAPRRYLYRDREGRAKALWNDYFSDNCTFPDDYFRRRYRMSKPLFLRICQGIMNFSQTPIPEYFTYFHQKRDTCGLLGFNIVQKVTSAIRQLAYAATADLFDEYLHMGEQTAYDCLNKFCKCIFHLYATEYLRKPTAQDVQRLTTKHAQIHGFSGMLGSIDCMHWRWRNCPARWKGHYTRGDHGYPSIMLEAVASYDGWFWHAFFGTAGSNNDINVLNQSDLFNDLLAGEAPPCTFTVNGCTFNKGYYLADGVYPEWSTLVKSFRNPIDPKQSKFKRYQESARKDIERAFGILQGRWTIVQHPARPYYIRKIRRIMLTCVILNNMITEDNGRAFCGLEENYRPIRRARRTFQERVDAHIRADAELRDVGIHREMSRSY from the coding sequence ATGAATTTGATATTAACGATCTTGAATACCACAAATAATCGAGCGCTTGAAGATATCGCAAGACTTGATCATTTAGATGAGTTAAACGACGAAGAAGAAGTTGAACCCATTCCAAGGGCACCGAGAAGATATTTATATAGAGATCGTGAAGGCCGTGCAAAAgctttatggaatgattatttttctGACAACTGTACGTTTCCCGATGATTATTTTCGTAGACGTTATCGAATGAGCAAACCTTTGTTTCTTCGGATATGTCAAGGTATAATGAATTTTTCTCAAACTCCGATTCCTGAGTATTTTACTTATTTTCATCAAAAACGTGATACTTGTGGGCTACTAGGTTTTAATATTGTTCAAAAAGTAACATCAGCCATACGTCAACTAGCGTATGCTGCGACAGCCGATCTTTTTGACGAGTATTTGCATATGGGTGAACAAACCGCATATGATTGTTTAAATAAATTTTGCAAATGTATTTTTCACTTGTACGCAACAGAGTATTTGAGAAAACCAACTGCACAAGATGTGCAACGTTTGACCACTAAACATGCTCAAATACATGGATTTTCGGGGATGTTAGGAAGCATCGATTGTATGCATTGGAGATGGAGAAATTGTCCTGCACGTTGGAAGGGTCATTACACACGAGGTGACCATGGTTACCCGTCAATTATGCTTGAAGCGGTAGCGTCTTATGATGGATGGTTTTGGCACGCTTTCTTTGGTACTGCGGGATCAAATAATGATATCAATGTACTTAATCAATCTGATTTGTTTAACGACTTATTAGCCGGCGAGGCTCCACCGTGCACGTTTACGGTGAATGGGTGTACGTTTAATAAGGGTTATTATTTGGCGGATGGAGTTTACCCGGAATGGTCCACGCTAGTTAAGTCATTCAGAAATCCGATTGATCCAAAACAATCAAAGTTCAAAAGGTATCAAGAATctgcaagaaaagatattgaacgagCATTTGGAATACTACAAGGTCGATGGACGATTGTGCAGCATCCTGCAAGACCATATTATATCCGAAAAATTCGAAGGATTATGTTAACATGTGTGATATTAAACAATATGATAACCGAGGACAACGGCCGTGCATTTTGTGGACTTGAAGAGAATTATCGTCCGATTCGACGTGCAagaagaacattccaagaaaggGTTGACGCGCATATCCGGGCGGACGCGGAATTAAGAGATGTGGGCATtcatcgtgaaatgtcccgttcttattga
- the LOC139877314 gene encoding CASP-like protein 1E1 translates to MNEGTAAAGVKDSNSTSNNGSRVMLSYNIVLRTMAFCFTLVAAVVAGVDFETKNIPVTISDQLPPFNIKVTAKWHYLSSTVFLVVANSIACSYSFGSIIVSILSHNKKIQTRLLLLISDLLMVALLFSANGAATSVGLIALNGNPHTQWQKVCNMFKRYCHQGAASIVMSYIGSFAFLWLVVFAIMNLHKKSS, encoded by the exons ATGAATGAAGGGACGGCAGCTGCTGGTGTTAAGGATTCGAACAGCACTAGTAACAACGGCAGCAGAGTTATGTTGTCATACAATATAGTGTTACGTACGATGGCCTTTTGTTTCACTCTAGTAGCTGCTGTTGTTGCCGGAGTTGACTTCGAGACTAAAAACATTCCTGTCACCATTTCCGATCAACTGCCGCCGTTCAATATCAAAGTCACTGCTAAATGGCATTACCTCTCTTCTACTGT GTTCCTGGTGGTGGCAAACAGTATAGCATGTTCATACTCATTTGGATCAATAATAGTTTCCATACTATCTCACAACAAAAAGATCCAAACCCGATTGTTATTGCTAATTTCCGACTTGCTAATGGTGGCGTTATTGTTCTCGGCTAATGGTGCAGCCACATCGGTAGGTCTCATCGCCCTAAACGGAAACCCGCACACTCAATGGCAAAAGGTGTGTAATATGTTCAAAAGGTATTGTCACCAAGGAGCAGCCTCAATAGTCATGTCTTACATTGGATCATTTGCTTTCTTATGGCTTGTGGTTTTTGCAATTATGAATCTCCATAAAAAATCCAGTTGA